The Triplophysa rosa linkage group LG3, Trosa_1v2, whole genome shotgun sequence genome has a segment encoding these proteins:
- the ptpn9a gene encoding tyrosine-protein phosphatase non-receptor type 9, which produces MAARLTAEEEQATKQFLEEINKWTSQHGVTPLSWDVAVKFLMARKFDVLRAIELFHSYRETRLREGIVKLQPHEEPLRSELLSGKFTVLGVRDPSGASIALYTAKLHHPSKTGNHVVLQALFYLLDRAVESFETQRNGLVFIYDMAGSNYTNFELDLSKKILNLLKGAFPARLKKVLIVGAPVWFRVPYNLLSLLLKEKLRERVQMVKMADLRQHLPRDCLPEHLGGCLPLDVHSWNMQLLSEQNGRVDPVDELVGIPLENVSIHTPGPDGMGVPELMAHLNRAQRSGIYMEYEEIRREQPPGTFSCSMAAHNQERNRYGDVLCLDQTRVRLKARRNERSDYINASFMDGYKQKNAYIGTQGPLEKTYGDFWRMVWEQNVLVIVMTTRTEEGGRRKCGQYWPLEECGQEVYGHIAVVNHRVDNHAHYNQTTLELHNTETFEQRQVTHFQFLSWPDYGVPSSAVSLIDFLGAVKHQQQWAVQALGSQWRGHPLGPPMVVHCSAGIGRTGTFCALDICLSELQDVGTLNVCQTVRRMRLQRAFSIQTPEQYYFCHTAILEHAQRQGLLSANH; this is translated from the exons ATGGCCGCCCGTTTGACCGCAGAAGAGGAGCAG GCAACTAAGCAGTTTTTGGAAGAGATCAATAAATGGACATCCCAACATGGTGTCACGCCGTTATCCTGGGACGTGGCGGTAAAGTTTCTAATGGCCCGCAAATTCGATGTCCTGCGAGCAATTGAGCTTTTCCACAGCTACAGG GAGACTCGGTTGAGAGAAGGAATCGTCAAACTTCAGCCTCACGAGGAGCCTTTACGCTCCGAGCTACTTAGTGGAAAGTTCACCGTTCTG GGTGTCCGTGACCCGTCTGGAGCATCCATCGCCCTGTACACAGCTAAACTGCACCATCCCAGCAAAACAGGAAACCACGTGGTTTTGCAGGCCTTGTTTTACTTGCTGGACCGAGCCGTGGAGAG TTTTGAGACTCAGAGAAATGGACTGGTTTTCATTTATGACATGGCTGGATCCAACTACACAAACTTCGAACTGGATTTGAGCAAAAAGATCCTTAATCTGCTCAAG GGCGCATTTCCAGCGCGTTTAAAGAAAGTGCTCATCGTCGGAGCTCCTGTGTGGTTCCGAGTGCCGTATAACCTACTGAGCCTCTTGCTTAAGGAGAAACTGAGAGAACGG GTTCAGATGGTGAAGATGGCCGACCTGCGACAGCATCTGCCCAGAGACTGTTTACCTGAACACCTGGGTGGCTGTCTGCCTCTGGACGTGCACAGCTGGAACATGCAGCTGCTGTCTGAGCAGAACGGCCGCGTGGACCCCGTGGATGAGCTGGTGGGGATCCCGCTGGAGAACGTCTCCATACACACCCCTGGACCTGACGGGATGGGTGTGCCCGAGCTCATGGCCCACCTGAACCGGGCTCAGCGCAGCGGTATCTACATGGAGTACGAGGAGATCCGCAGAGAGCAGCCGCCGGGAACTTTCTCCTGTTCGAT GGCCGCTCACAACCAGGAGCGAAATCGTTATGGCGACGTGCTGTGTCTCGATCAAACACGTGTGCGGCTCAAAGCGAGAAGAAACGAG AGATCAGACTACATAAACGCCAGCTTTATGGATGGATACAAGCAGAAGAATGCGTATATTGGGACTCAGG GACCACTGGAGAAAACGTACGGAGATTTCTGGAGAATGGTTTGGGAGCAAAATGTGCTTGTTATCGTCATGACAACAAG GACGGAAGAGGGCGGCCGGAGGAAGTGTGGACAGTACTGGCCTCTGGAGGAGTGCGGTCAGGAGGTCTATGGACACATCGCCGTGGTCAATCACAGAGTGGACAACCACGCCCATTACAACCAAACCACACTGGAGCTACACAACACAGAG ACGTTTGAACAGAGACAGGTGACTCATTTCCAGTTCCTCAGCTGGCCTGATTACGGGGTGCCGTCCTCCGCGGTGTCTCTCATCGACTTCTTGGGAGCCGTGAAGCATCAGCAGCAATGGGCGGTCCAGGCTCTCGGGTCACAGTGGAGGGGTCATCCACTCGGGCCGCCCATGGTGGTCCACTGCAGCGCTGGCATCGGGAGAACCG GTACGTTTTGTGCATTggacatctgtctgtctgaactGCAGGACGTTGGGACCCTTAACGTCTGTCAGACGGTCCGACGGATGAGATTGCAGCGTGCCTTCAGCATTCAAACACCTGAGCAGTACTATTTCTGCCACACCGCAATTCTTGAGCATGCCCAGAGACAGGGCCTGCTCTCTGCCAATCATTGA
- the snupn gene encoding LOW QUALITY PROTEIN: snurportin-1 (The sequence of the model RefSeq protein was modified relative to this genomic sequence to represent the inferred CDS: substituted 1 base at 1 genomic stop codon), translating into MTYTLSEVKKSFSEVKLSYVWYFVKIEKLCDEFWSPYRRKLREDIWSAAEIRDDVSALTRFKRLCGRSIMEGLTRVLSSSFSVSREPNSTSAPHPRLAQYKSKYSVLEQSERRRRFLELQKEKRLNYVNHARRLADGDWTGADSEDEDDKEKKSQQQLDKSADEEGMEIEQRKKLPRHXANQLMLSEWLVDVPADLSSDWLMVVCPIGKRSLVVASKGSTSSYTKSGYCVNRFPSHLPGGSKRNSALGKDYTILDCIYSDVDRTYYILDVMCWRGHPVYDCPTEFRFYWLQSKVEEAEGLSEISKINPFRFVSLSNIPCSTESIQKALAHEYSFTVDGLLFYHKETHYTPGSTPLVGWLRPYMVADILGIEVPQCPLTNKPDYASHQLQQILEHKKTSTEVRPADQNGRYELEHLSTPETLLETSHTSQKENMEV; encoded by the exons ATGACGTATACATTAAGCgaagtaaaaaaatcttttaGCGAAGTAAAACTTTCCTACGTCTGGTATTTTGTCAAGATTGAGAAACTCTGTGATGAATTTTGGTCGCCTTACAGGAGAAAACTCCGTGAAGACATTTGGTCGGCCGCTGAGATTCGCGATGACGTCAGCGCGCTAACGCGTTTCAAACGTTTGTGCGGAAG GTCCATCATGGAGGGTCTGACCAGGGTTCTCTCCTCCAGCTTCTCCGTGTCCAGAGAACCAAACAGCACATCTGCACCTCACCCACGCCTGGCCCAATACAAGAGCAAATACAGTGTCCTAGAGCAAAGCGAACGCCGCAGAAGATTCTTGGAGCTGCAGAAAGA GAAGAGGCTGAACTATGTGAATCATGCTCGTCGACTGGCTGATGGAGACTGGACCGGAGCAGATAGTGAAGATGAGGATGATAAAGAGAAGAAGAGTCAACAGCAGCTTGACAAAAGCGCAGATGAGGAAGGGATGGAGATTGAGCAGAGGAAAAAGCTACCAAGACATTAAGCCAACCAG CTGATGTTGTCAGAGTGGCTGGTGGATGTCCCTGCTGATCTgagctctgattggctgatggtAGTTTGTCCAATTGGTAAACGATCCCTTGTCGTTGCCTCCAAG GGGTCAACGTCATCCTACACTAAGAGTGGCTACTGTGTGAATCGATTCCCCTCTCATCTTCCTGGTGGCAGTAAGCGCAACTCTGCACTGGGAAAAG ATTACACCATTCTAGACTGCATCTACAGCGACGTGGACAGAACCTATTACATACTGGACGTCATGTGTTGGAGGGGACATCCGGTCTATGACTGCCCG ACAGAGTTCAGATTTTACTGGCTGCAGTCTAAAGTGGAGGAGGCTGAAGGTCTTTCTGAAATTTCTAAAATTAATCCT TTCCGATTTGTCAGTCTGAGCAACATCCCCTGTTCAACAGAGTCTATCCAGAAAGCTCTTGCACATGAATACAGCTTCACT GTGGACGGCCTTCTTTTCTACCACAAGGAGACCCACTACACCCCTGGTAGCACACCGCTGGTGGGCTGGCTCAGACCCTACATGGTGGCAGATATCTTGGGCATAGAGGTGCCACAGTGCCCTCTTACCAACAAGCCTGACTATGCCAGCCACCAACTTCAGCAGATCCTGGAACACAAGAAAACATCTACAGAAGTTCGTCCAGCGGATCAGAACGGCAGATACGAACTGGAACACCTCTCCACACCAGAGACACTGCTGGAGACTTCACACACCTCTCAGAAGGAGAACATGGAGGTCTGA